DNA sequence from the Butyricimonas faecalis genome:
TACCTGCGGGACGGAAACGGTCATGTGGTTTGCCTTGACGGTCAGGGCGTATTTGGCGGAAGCGGCGCCGATCGTGCAGCTGTCCTGTCCTGAAGTTATGACCGCGCCGTCCTTGTACCATTTGGCGGAGCCGCTCTTGACACCGGCTGTCAGTGTCGCCGCATTGCCGACGGATGAGATCTGGTCTACGGCCGCCTTGCCGCTGACAAACAGAGAAGGGGTCAATATCAGATACGGGGATGCCGCCCACGAGGGGGCATACGCGCCGGTATCCTTGTTGAACACCTGGGTCAGCGGTTGCGAGGAACCGATAAACGCCTGTAAGGAGACAGCATCATTCTGGTCAATGATGGTGACTTGTCCGCGTGCTACTTTGATTGCCATATGCTTATTGTAATGTTGTCGATATATTCACTTCGCAGTCGAAAACGGCCTTGCGCCATACGTCCCCGCCGGTTATCTCTATCTCCTTGCCGTAATGCGGTGCGGCGTTCCATATCCTGTCGCTCTCCGTATCGCGGCTCGTCCGTATCCAGCGGAAATTGCCGTCGGGAATGAGCGGTGTAATCTCTTCACCGCCCCTGTACACCCTGGCACGGAGCACCGTCGAAACGATTCCGTTGCGGAATGTCGTGCCGTTTTCAGACTCTACATAAACAGTATAGGAGGGAGATCCGTCGTAAAGTTTGAAAAAGGTATGGGTCGCACTGATTTTTTCATTACAGTATGTCGCCGTGTAGCGGAGGGTCAGCACGTCGCGTCCTTCCCAGCCATGAAACAGGGGTGTCATTTCAAATACGGCGGCATTGCACCCGGCATCTTTCCATATGCCGTCAGCGGCAAGGTATTCCCACTGCCGGCTTTCCGGCTCGAAATTGTATTCGGTCGCCACAAGCGGGATATTATCCGGTTCGCATGCGCCTGAAAGCTCGTCCGTGAAATGGAACGCCGTGCCGCCTGTCAGGGAGACGGAACGGGGCTTGAGCAGTTCCTGCGCCTCCTCATCGAGGTCTTCCCAACGGATGGTCACATCGCGCAGTTCGATGCTGTCCTTGTCCCACTTGAAACACCCCGAAGCGAAATGCCCCGTCCCGTCCGGATTGATGACGAAAGAACCGTCCCGTGAAGCGATCGAGCCGTCTTCGTTCAGCCGCAACAGAGGATTCTGTATGGTACCTCCGATACCTCCCTTGTTGAACCAGGCTCCGTAATCGTCCGTGTAGGACAAGGCTTCATCAGTCGCCTGATAGGGGGTCACGTTCTTTCCGGCCTCCAATTGGGGGGCGGACAACGACAAGGGGGCGGAAGCGGCAATGCCGAGATACATGACCGGTGAATCCGACTTGCGTATAGGGAAAGGGATACTATGGCGTATCCACCCTTTGACAGCGGTCGCCGTCCGCTCTCCGACAAGGTGTTCGTCCTGATAGAAGCGGACAGTCGCCGTCTCTTCCGTTTTTATCCAGACCGAGAAGCAATAATAGATTCCGGCATGAGCCTCCCGCCATGCGGCACTTTGCATGGTAAGGAGACTCTCTTCCGTTATCCGTATGCACCGTCCGAGTCCGGCGGGAGATGTTTCATCCAGTTCTTCCGAATGGCTGAACCGGCAGGACAGGCTGTCGGGTATGACATTCTTATGGATTTTGCCCACATAGAACGTGCTTGAAAAACCGTTCCCGTCTCCTGCGGTAAGCGTGCCGGCTATATTGACATTGCGTGTGGCATAGAGATTCTGGAAATAGGCCCCGTAACCGTCCAATATACCGAAGACCGGATCGATGATGCCGCTGACCTTTCCCACACGGACCTTGCTCGCCTCGCTGAAGGCGGATACGGACGCAAGACGGACAATGTTCAGGTCGGCGATTTCGCACCAGTCCCCCTCGGCGGTCAGGCTTGATGTCAGGTCAAGAAACAGGCTCCGGCTGTACTGTGCCGGGTAATCCACCGTGATGACCCATAATTTGTACTCCCAGTCCCGGTCGATGGAGATTACATCTTCCGCATCCGTCTTTTCACGGTTCGTATAGCCGAACCGTATCGGTACGGAGTCCGATGCTTTGGAGGACCTGGCCTTGAACGATACCAGCAGGCGTTCCGGATGCCCGACCGGTTCTTCCAATGTCAGTATCAGCCCGCAAGATGCGTTTCCTGCCGGTTCCGCGTTGCGGATAATGCGGACAACGCGTGTCGCTTCCGAATCGGCATCCGGATATTCCGTTTGCAGCATGCTGCCATAAACGGCGTACCTGGACTTGTCCGGCACTCCCGCCATGCCTCCATCCATGACGGGATAGCACAGGGAGCGTTCGGTCGCCATGCCGTCGATGACATCCATATAGGGTGAATCGCTGTCAGAAGCCGTCAGGTACAAGGCCCCGCTGCGTGCCGTATCCAGCAGGTTGGTAACCCGCACGAAGTCCAGCAGTTCACCGCCCTGCGGCTCGTCCCCGTCCAGTAATGCCCCGACGAAATAAGGGGCGTTCCTGTCCCCGACAAGCTCCGTTCCGGTTTCTGTCACGCACATCAGCGAATAGACGGTACGCTCCCGTTCGGCATATTGCCTGCGGATGATATCCCCGGCTTGCAGTCCCTGTGTCTTCTGCGAGTCGGGGGCGATACGGATCTTGTATGTCGGATAACGGAATACGGACATGGATTATGACAGTTTTTCCACGGTGTCCCCCGAACAGCTGTCGCTGATCCAGAAGGAACCGTTGGTTACCGAAGTCTTTTGGACCTCGAACTCATAGGCGCGGAACTTACGGCGGGCCACCACTTCGTCGAATGTGGCGGAGACGCCTCCTGTCGTCCGGTTCCGACGGATAGCCCATCCGCTTCCGGAAAGGCCCGAGGAAAAGAACTCCGAAGAGAGCGACCCGGTAAAGACGCTGTTTCCGTAATGCCGGATACCATCCTTCTCCGCTTGCAGGCGTAACGCCTCTGTCAAGTATAGGGTTCTGTCAGTAATCCGGGTGGGCGACGCATGGATTCCGATATGCCCGGCTGCTTCCAACGGAACGCCGACCGTAACGAAATCGGCATCGGTGCGGATATGGAACGATTCGCTGTGACGGTTCTGCGGGGCATAACAGCTCACGGACGGACGGTGTGAAAAATCCGTGCTGTGAGGGATAGCCGTCCTTGCGTCCTCTTCCTCGTAGATTACCTCGGAAGAAAGCGATACGCGCTCCCTGTCGCCTGTGAGCATGAATCCCTCTGCCGTGCCCATCCGCAAGCGCTTGTGGATAACGATACCTTCATCGGAAGTGTCTACCCGGTATGAGGAGAGCAGGTCGGCGCCGTAGTTGTGGCGGACAGTCAGCGAGCCCGGAAAACAAGCCTTTCCGTAAGGGGAAAGCATCAGACACTCGCCGTCCACGTCTGATATGCCGGAGAACAGGCGTATCTTCGGGGTATGGTCGCCGCCTAAAAGAAGGTCACCGCCGATACTCCCGAACTGTATCTTGTCCTTGTCGGTACGCAGCAGTACGGGAACATCTCCGATCCGGATGCCGAACCCGTCCAGGAACGAGAGGAATCCGCCGAGCGCGACATCCTCTTCCGAGAACGAAAGCAGACATTTCCCTTTGTCGCCCAGTTCCACGCTCTGCAGGGCTTTCAGCCCGCCGTCCATGACCGTACCCCCTCGCACTGTCAGATTCCGTCTCACCATGCCGTCCCGCATCGTCCAATCCGCCGTGTCCGTATTGGCGTTGCCACGATGGTAGACATCCTGCCCGCCCACGGCCAGCCGTGTCGGGGAGATGGATATTCCTGTATCCTCGTCCCCGATAATCCATGCCCCTTTGGAATGTACCGTCGCATCCAGAAAGTCTATATGGGAGGCATTGATTGTAGCGGTGGTCTTGTCCGCGTCGTAACGGAGCAACTGCCTGCCGCCGATGTACAGGCTGTCACCCCCGACTTTCAGGTTACCGGTAATCCTGATGCCGTACTCGACGGCAGTTACCACACCTTCCGGATCGGTAATGTCCTGCGAATAGGTTTCCAGGATACGGGTGTTTCCAATGCCGGCTTCGAAGCCGTAATTGGCACTGAGCCTGCCGGTCATGTCACCGCCCGATTTCTTCAGGTAATCCAACAGCAAACCGCCGCTTCCGGAACCGCCTTCCCCCGCAACGGCTCCGGCAATGGCGGATGCAAAACCGTAAGCGGTATTCTTCAGTCTCAGGCTGGTCTCGTCGCCTTCCTCGATGCCGTAAGGATGCTCGTCGTCCTTTTTCTGCTGGGCATTGAAAAAGTTATGGTACAGCTGTGCGTAGATGGAATAGCACAGGCTCTCCTTGTCGAGGGTTTCTATATCGGGATGCAGTTGTACGCTCATTTGGTGTAGCTGGTCTTGGAAAGAAAATTCTGGATACGTGATGTCAGCGAGATGAAGTTCGGCATATTGATCGGCGACATTGTGCCCATCAGTGTGGGGGTCATGATTTTCGAACATTCCGTCAGGAAGTCGAGCATCAGCCGGGCAAGCTCATTACCCAGAACCAGCGGCTCGGTGGCATTTTCGTCACCGAGCGTCACCTTGTTGTCGGCAACGGCAACGGTCGTGGAATTGACCTTTTGCACCACTTTGTCCGCCGTCTGTCTGACTTCAGACTTGTCCACCGTATGCGTGATGCTTTCCGCATCGATAACGCTTGCCGCTTCCTTGTCCTTGTCATTTCTGACGGTTGTTGTGACGGCAGTCGGCGTATAGCGGGTGGAGGTCTCGTTGCCGGTGGCTTCCAATTCATCGTAGTCCGGGGAGGAATCGCTTTCCGGATCCAGCTCCTCCATTTCAGTCACGCCGATGACGGTTTCCGTGCGGGCATTGAGCCGCAGGATATCCACATGGGAGAAGTTAACCACATAGGCATAGCGGGTGGCGGCATCCATGAAGATGGTCACGTCGGAAAAGAGTACGGGTACGATCAGGAAGCCGCCTTCGCTGTTGGTGGCGGCCGAGAGCAGCACGCCTTTATGGATGACAGGTTCGGCGGAGGCCGTCTCGTCCGGGTACTCGCCGACATCGATGGTACCGCCGTAGTCGGAAAACTCCTCGTCCGAGGGGTCGTCGTGTATCTTGGCGACATAACCGTGTATCATGCGGGCCGTACCGATACCGGACATGCCTCCGGGAGCCAGGTTGATTCGTTCCATACTACGGCCGAGGGCTATCTTGCGGATAGCCTCACGGATAAGCAACTGGTTGGATTTGTCTGAGGACATGAGTTTTTTTTAAGAATAGGATACTGGAAGATAATTTGATTTCAGTCGATCATAAAAAACAAGAAGCAAACATATAATAGGATGATAAATAGACGGTTGCACTGGTTTGTTCGTAAAGAAATGAGCAGATTTCGGTTTAGATTTGAGTAAAACATATAATAGAATTGAGTAAAAATCATTGCTAATTTGAACATTTTATATACCTTTGTGCCGTAATATACAGTTGATTATGTACAAGAGAAAGCAATTTAGCGAATTACTATCCAGATTATCAGAGAGAAGGGATAAGATACAAGTAATTTCAGGGCCACGACAAGTGGGAAAGTCCACCATGGTCAAGCAGGTAATGCAAGAGGTGTCCATTCCGAATATGCTGGTTTCAGCCGATTCCGTACAAAAAAATAACACGACATGGATTGGTGAAATGTGGGATACTGCACGGGCGCGTATGAGGATGGGCAAACACAATGAATATTTGCTTGTGATAGACGAAGTCCACAAGTTGGACAACTGGAGTGAGGAAGTCAAAAAACAGTGGGATGCAGATACTTTCAATGATATAAATCTAAAGATCGTCATTTTGGGCTCATCCCGTCTGCTTCTCAAGGACGGGCTTACGGAATCCCTCGCCGGTCGCTACGAACTGATCCGAATGCCGCATTGGAGCTATACGGAGATGCGGGATGCCTTCGGGATGGATTTGGACAAATTCATCTATTTCGGTGGATATCCTGGCGGAGCCAGGCTGACGGCGAGCGAAGCCCGCTGGCGCCGTTACATAAAGGACAGCATCATTGCGCCTGCCATTGAACATGACATACTGATGACTAAAGTCATATATAAGCCGGAACTGATGAAACAATTGTTTGAGCTGGGGTGTACATATTCCGGGGAAGAGATTTCGTTGACAAAGCTGCTCGGGCAGTTACAGGATGCCGGTAACGTGACGACATTGGCTAATTATCTGACAACACTGACAGAATCGCAACTGCTTTGTGGCTTACAGAAATATGCGAATGACAATGCAAGAAAATACAATTCGGTTCCCAAGTTGATGGTGTTTAACACATCCTTGTTCAGTGCATTATCCGGAATTTCCTTCAAAAAGGCATTTACCACCCCTAAAATCTGGGGACGATGGGTAGAGAGCACTATCGGGGCACATATTCTGAATATGGCAGACGAGCAGGACTTTAAGGTCTATTATTGGAGGGAACAGAACGATGAAGTCGACTTCGTGATCGAATGCAACCGGCAATGTGTCGCTATCGAGGTCAAAAGCGGCCGTCGTACAACTAACAAGGGATTGTCTGTATTCAGTACTAAATTCCGGCCTGTACATTCATTTGTGGTCGGATCCGGAGGGGTGCCGGTAGAGGAATTCCTGTCGTGGGATCTCAATGTTTTCGATTAAATAATCCGGCTGCCCATACACAGCTACCTCATCGCAGGTTATTTTCTGATTTTGTAGGGGATTGACAACTGTTGCCTGTATCCACCCACTCCGAAAGTAGTCGTTACCTCTTCCACGAGATACACGCCGTTCTTGGAAGGATTACGGTAATCGATCAGTTCCACCTGTACGGCAGGCGACAGCCCGAAATCCCCGAATATGGTCACATTGCCGGTGATTCCGTTCATATTGTAATTCCGGAAGTATTCCGTCGTCTCTTCCACAAGCCGGTCGGAATTGATTCCGACATGAGGTGACATATACGGCACGATGGTATATGTGGACAAATCCACCTTGGTCCTGGTGTTTGCTCCCGATGCCGTCGTGTTGCCCGTTACCTTGTGTGTCTTCTTTGAAATCTGCGTGGCATTGACCGTCTGAAACTCCTTGCTGCCCGGCGTCGCCGGGTCGTATTCAGGATTCATGCGTACCGTCACCTCAAAGAATTTTTCATCCGTCCCGAGAGCCTTGCCGGTCACCGCCAGAAACTTCGGATCGGTCCTGACCACTTTCAGGTTGCTCTGCGCCACATGCTCGTTGAAGCATATCCTGTACGGTCCTGTCGATTCGTCCTCCGGAAATACCGGCTGTGCCTTGCTGGACGAATAAGGACGCCCGACGGCAATGGACGGCATCGCCCCGTCATTATCGGCATCGTATTTCAAAAAGCAGTAGACCTTGTACTTCGACCATTCGGAAAGGATATCCGCCACCGTGAAGTTGTCCGTGACCTTTACCTTGCCGATATGTATCTCAAACCGTTTCGTATCCGAGTGTATTCTGAATCCGGTATCTTTCAGGATATTGTACCTGCCTTCCAGCACTTCGTTTACCGTCGTCCCTTTCGCCGGGGTCTCGAAATGAGGTGCCTGTTTCAGTTTGAGCTTGTAGGCCATGTTCTCGCACTGGATTTCCAGCGTGCTGTCTGAATTGTAGCCGGTAATGTATCCGTCGAACATATTTTTCAGCACGCCGTTGTAGCCCAGCTTGATGTTGATGCGCTGTCCGACCTTGAATGTCGTCTCGTCGACCAGCCGCTGCGTGCTGCGTTTTTCGATGATGACACCGTCCTGCATCACCTCCGTCGTTATCCTCGACACGTCCTTGCCCTCCAATGTCACGTTCCCGATAATCGTGGAGCGGCATACCGACCCTTTCGGGAATATCACT
Encoded proteins:
- a CDS encoding ATP-binding protein; the protein is MYKRKQFSELLSRLSERRDKIQVISGPRQVGKSTMVKQVMQEVSIPNMLVSADSVQKNNTTWIGEMWDTARARMRMGKHNEYLLVIDEVHKLDNWSEEVKKQWDADTFNDINLKIVILGSSRLLLKDGLTESLAGRYELIRMPHWSYTEMRDAFGMDLDKFIYFGGYPGGARLTASEARWRRYIKDSIIAPAIEHDILMTKVIYKPELMKQLFELGCTYSGEEISLTKLLGQLQDAGNVTTLANYLTTLTESQLLCGLQKYANDNARKYNSVPKLMVFNTSLFSALSGISFKKAFTTPKIWGRWVESTIGAHILNMADEQDFKVYYWREQNDEVDFVIECNRQCVAIEVKSGRRTTNKGLSVFSTKFRPVHSFVVGSGGVPVEEFLSWDLNVFD